The genomic window TTGTAAGTGCTTTGCTTTGGTTGAAATGAATGTTTTAAGAGTTATGCTcctatataatttaaaaaaacatatccTGCAGCCTTCCTCGCAAATCACTGTCACCTCTTCAGGCCGCACAGTGAAGAGACGATTCCAGCAGCTTGATGATGACTGTTTTTACGAGGTACGAAAAGACTTTGAGCTCCAGACTCTCTTCAGAGAGAGACTTGCCATTATTATTTGATCGCACAAATGCTTCTTTCAGACTTTCCGGACGGTAATATATGAGGACGAGCTGGACCTTTTGGCAGTGGTGGTCACCACCAGCAGCCAAGAGAGGGAGGGACACGTTCGGATCCAACTGCACGACAACCAGAGCGGACAGTTACTGAAAACTGTCGAGTTGCTGGAACCTTGGGATGAGGTGAGTATCCGTCCGCACGTGAGCATGCAACGACGTGAACTTTCATTTTTGCTTTCAGACTTTCCGACATGATCTGATCTTTGACAAGGACACGATTGCTCATATTGTACATCGGAACAGCGACGTTGGCTGTTACCTTTACAAACTCAAGACTGACGCCAGATCTTTTCCAAAGTAGAATTTGGCCTGTTTTTCATTGTTCCAATCTGTTACTTTGTACAGTATACTGGATTCATTTGTATGTTTTATTGAATTAAAACATTGTCATACCGTtactaaaatatttgaacatgttattttgatcattattttttatgctGTTTTTTAGTAGATAGACGGATCTATTGATTGAGCCAACATTtactttgttttaaaaaatgaatcatTTCGTTTTTTTatgcttcagttttttttttttttgtgggggggttATAAAATTTGTGTCATAAGTGGGAAAGTAAATAATGGTGAGTTTTGTAAGCTGCAATTAGAAAACGCCCCTCCTCCGAGGATTTTTGTCAGCCACCCGCGACGTGACTCACACTCAAGTCTGTCCACAACAGCCTGCAACTCTTCATCATCGTCTTCGTCATCCCGATCTCCGGAGACCAAACGAGACCAACATGGAGAATTACAGGCAATTTTTGGTCACCTTGTCGTCTGCCGCTTTGTTCGCCGTTCTCGCTATCATCTTCGTGTTACGTTGGGTTCTTCACTTTCAAAATGGTCTGGCCTGGGACGGGAGACAAGCAGAGTTTAACTGGCATCCGGTGTTAAACATCTGCGGGTTTATCATCCTGCAGGGTCTGGGTGAGTTGTGCTTTCCATTCTTAGTTCTCCGGCCAAAGAAATTCGGACGATTTGATATTATTACACAATTGCAGAAGTGCGTGGAAGGAAGGAGGCGTGGCCGTTTTTAGCAAgccgttcaagaacacatgtgcAGCGGTGCAATGTTTCCAAACTCGTTTGTGGAGGAACCGCGCAATATACTAGAATTACTTTGACACGCACTTGAGTTTTTCAGAAGGATGTGAAACAATAGCCATTGTGAGATTGGGTTTCTACTCAACCCAAACAAGATTTTCCAGTTTTTGTCTAACTTTGCTTTGCTTTAACTTACACAGAAATAAAAGATCTTGTGAAAATAAATTCTTCCTTTTGTCAATATTTGTACGTCATGTACACATGAACTTTACtaaatgaacattttgagtATTTCACACATTTTTATATCATATGAAACTCTATAAGTAAGCAGAATAATTTGCAAGTCAAATGGacaattctttttttctctcacaacagtggcccagtagtagagtgtccgccctgagactggaaggttgtgggttcaaaccccggccgggtcataccaaagactataaaaatgggacccattgcctccctgcttggcactcagcattaagggttggaattggggggttagatcaccaaatgattcccgagcgcggcaccgctgctgctcactgctcccctctcccccaggggatggatcaaaatcacatggggatgggttaaatgcagaggacaaatttcaccacacccagatgtgtgtgtgacgatgatcattgggactttaacttgggACTTTAACAtgaaacacacaaacatgaaaCACTTCAAATGACTTTCTCTCTTCCAGCCATCATCGTGTACAGACTACCATGGAGCTGGAAGTGCAGCAAACTCACCATGAAGTTTATCCACGCAAGCTTGAACCTGGTGGCCTTCGTCTTTGCTATAGTTGGAACAGTGGCGGTTTTCGACTTTCACAACACCTCCAAAATCCCCAACATGTACAGTCTGCACAGCTGGGTGGGCCTGGGAGCTGTCATACTCTACGGTCTACAGGTGAATGCATTCTTTTTTCCTGTTCTTTCTTTGTATAATTAAAATGCGAATATATCTTTATGCAGCTCGTTTTAGGGGTCGGCCTGTATTTGATTCCATTTACACCCATATCCTGGAGAGCAGCCTTTATGCCCGTTCATGTCTACTGTGGCCTGTTCCTCTTCACCTCCGTCATCGCTGTGGCACTCATGGGCATCACTGAGAAACTCATATTTGGCCTGTAAGTACAGAAAACAGCTTCACTAAGCTTCACTAAACAGTAAATGTAACTTTGTTTTACTTATCTCTTCCTAGGAGTAACCCCAAGTACAAAGATTCACCCCCAGAGGCGGTTTTTGTGAACATTCTAGGGCTCTTTCTGGTGATTTTCGGAGCACTAATCCTTTGGATTGCTACTCGAAATTCTTGGAAGCGGCCCAGTGAGCATAGTCTGCATTCCAACGAGGGCGGTGAGGATAGCATAAAAGTGGGTCCAACCCTGTCTCAAGTCTCAGAAGAAGCAGAGGGTGAAGGCTTTGGGGAGATCCGAAGGAGAAATAATAAACTTGATGATCAGGTCAACTGAATTTCAATATAAACTGCAACTGTCTCCGGTTTACGATGAATGTACATTCTTTTTCCAATAGTCAATGATGCTGTATTTTCGTTCATATGTGATATATGTCATATTTTTCTTGTATATTGTAGATGTTGAATTTGTTGCACTATGACCATATTAAAAGGGCTCTCataaatatcaaagtcaaagtcagctttattgtcaatttctccacatgccaaagacacacaaagaaaccgaaatttcgttccccccatcccacggtgacaagacatggctcacaaaatTAGCCACAATTCTCAGATTTTCTTGTATTGTTCCATCTTTCAATTATTAAAATATCATTTGACTAATTCTACAATAAATATTTGCAGATTCTAATGTGACTCTCTTTACTGTGTATTATAATAGTCGTCTGTTTTGTCTCTTCGCGGTTGCCGTACGTGGCATGAAACtagattgttttgctttttggtAAAGATCCACCGGCCCCGAACGGAGTAAAAGGTTCGTATGCTACCAAATGTTTCTACTCGAGTTGTAGTAGCATGTAATTGTTAAATTTAGCTTAATTTTATAGTTTGAGTTGGCTCTAATGCTTCATTTAGCCGCCGATCATTTGATCGGTTAGCGCATGACAGCCCTGCGGACCTAGATAGCTGTCAATGCTAATTGctaattcgataatcgctggatTCTGCAAGATCTCGTTTTAATTAAACGACAAACTTCTAGTCTGACATGTGTATGTATGTTGTGCTACAGTACGCGTTGTATACATAAAGTTATGACAGCAAATTAGCCGGTCTTAGCAGGGAATGCTAACAGTAGCTGTAGTGGAGAGAGTTCAAGTTGAATCTGAATCGAAGCGAAGCTGGGATCTCAATATTTGATCGAACTTTTGTTATGAATTTAACAAGTAAAAATACGCGTATCTGCACTATCAAATGAAAACCAGTTGGCTTTTTGACAAAGAGGCTCGTAGGGGTCAAATTGTAGTTACCGATTGCACAGGGTGGGGCTTTAATCATTGCTGTCCTCCGGAATTGTCTGATCTCGAGTTTTCTGTTAAATAGAAATAGTTTAAAGGCATGCATTTTTTCAGGAATCTGCACAATACAATGAGATCCAATAGGAACCGAATAAGAGAAGCTGCGTTGATCAAAATCTCTGTTCTACAAGCGTACCACATTGAAAAAATATGATCTGAAATCTATGTGCTGATACTATCCActcagcatttatttattttttctctctcttatgCTATGTAGCTGCAGCATCATGTCTGACAAAAGCGAACTAAAAGCGGAGCTTGAAAGAAAGAAGCAACGCTTGGCCCAAATcagagaggaaaagaaaagaaaggaagAGGAACGCAAAAAAAAGGAGGTTAGTAAATTTGACACAATATTCTCTTGAATTGGTGACATCTTTTTTTCCCACTATAAAATAGGCAGATCAACTGAAAGATACTGCCGTTCACCATGAAGAGTCTGACTTGGAGAAGAAGCGCAATGAAGCCGATGCCCTGCTACAAAGTTTTGGTATCGCCTCAGATGTTTCTGTCGGTATGTGGCTTATCTAGTTAATACTTCCAATTTCATTCTTGTATTGCAAAATCAGTCTCACTTTCAGTCAGTTGAactaatgtttttttccccagtatATGCTAACAGATCCTTGTCGCTTTTGCGAACAGCAGGGGGCAGTAGAGCTCTATTAAACAAAACGTCCCTTAGTCTATAGTTTATAAAACACAAATTATAATCTTGTTTTATTATTCATTCTGATATCACGGCATTTATTTAAACAATATTTGACTTAAATTAGCACGTCCAAGTTCCTGGCCGTATTTGGAAACCAAGTTTGTGTTAGCAGTACAACTGCATCAACACAATTCTATTGTGGCCATCATCATGTTATAGAAATatgtttttgtgtttatttctttCTGTAGCCGCTCCTCCCACGTCTCCAACTGCCAAATCGGCAGACACCTTAAGCGAGACGGGGAGCCAGGACTCGGATGGAGCTCCGGGACCAAGGTACAGTACAAGAAATTTACTCCAGCCGTTTGCTCATTTATTAGATTTACATGTGGTTGATTTAGGAATTAACAAAAAAACAGGCTGTTGTGATGCCTGGGGGACTTCTTAACCTCTAATTAGAGCTCCTTCCCTAGGCTGAAATTCAAGCTAGTCCCATCAGACCCAAggagcccccctcccctctgaACCCCTTTAACGCGTTGACTCATTTCCCTCACCCGGCACGGCCATTTCCTACACACATGGAGGTCATGTTTTCTCCCCGAGGCTCAGCTAGGATTCACGTTAACACTTTGTGTCACACACTCggaagttcttttttttccctcagattccccccccccccttaccatGCGTGAGAGCGTTCACACCTCAAAGTCAATCAATGAGGAATTGTAATTGAATTTTCAAGCAAGATGAAAAAGATCAAATTACAACCCCTTTGTTACTAAGAAAGAACTAAAGTTGTATCCAGAACCAGAAGTTCAGAAACGACAAATATTTACAGACTTTTTCCCTATATGAATGTACTCATTTTTGTGTCTCCCCAATCCTTCCTTTGTAAATGTGCATGTTTTGCTAACTTTGTTTCCTCTCCTGGTTTGTGCTGGGTCGTGCGTCTCACTAATGCCGCCTTGTTGCTGTGACACTAACCAGGACTCTACACTGGGACTCTGACCCGTCTACTCTTCAACTTCATTCTGATTCTGAGCTGGGGTACTGGACACTCTCTTCTCTCCTTTCCTGGTCATTTTCCCTTCTCTCAATCTACGGCATGATTACTTGTCACGACTCACGTTTTGCATGCGCAAGATATGTTAACATTGGTTTTGTAAAACTAATCTGAGCCACTTGCCATTCCATCTGAGATTTTTCTGGTAAGGAGTTGAAATTGTCGACTGTTGCTTGTGTAGTGGTTTGAGTGGTTTTCTGCTTCTAGGCGGGGCGCTTCCAAACTTGGAATGGCCAAAGTCACTCAGGTGGACTTCCCTCCACGGGAGACTGTGTCTTATACAAAAGAGACCCAGACACCTGTCATAACACAGCAAAAAGAAGGTAAGACGATTTTTAAATATCCtttagatttcttttgaagagaTGAGAAATAAATTGAGAACATTAAAAAACGATTGATGCACAAATGCTCCGATACTATGACACTGATACCGCTTTGCTAGCATAACATACCTTTCCCAGCAGGTAAAGTTGGAGCCGTGTTAGCAAAATTAGACATAGTATATTACTATAtcagaaagaaaatgaaaataatgattTCAGAATATTTTTTGACCAACACCTAAGACCAGAGTCAACTAATGTTCCGGAAGTGATTGTGAGCGAGCCCTAAGATGAaagtacaggaaaaaaaaaaatcttccactCTCGTCCATTTCGAGATGTCCTAACTATCTCCAAGCTCTTACAAATTCACCGTCTGGCGCAAGTCTGTCATTATGCTTGTCTGCTTGATTCACTTGCATCATTGAACGCATCCATTTCGCCGTCCTTGAAAGCCTGCTTAGGATTTTAAACATCATGGAAGGGCTGTTGGGTCAAGAGTTATGTAGAGAAAACTGCGCTGACACAGCAAGAGAAAAAGAtccaatttaataataataaaaaaaatccctcaacAGAAGAATAATTCACATCACTCTTTATGGCTATTGTAAAACATTGTTAAACAAAGATGGATTCGAGCAGCTTTGAATCCCGCTTCGCCTCGCAGCCGCCGTGTAATCATTTCATCAAGTCCCTCGCTTCCCTGTCTTCTCTCTCCACCGCACGTAACAAAACACATTTGGTGACACCGTGTGTgcgtttttttaaagcattttttggcGTGGCTAAAACGAAGTCTGCACGTGTTGTCCCGCCCCTCAACAATTATcgattagctagctagctagtgcTGTGCTTAATTTACAAACTTTCCAGGGATTATAATCTTTTCAATGAAGGCTGCTTCATCgctatctgatttgaaaaaattcCCTAATTTTAACACCTCCACTTTCGTAAACGCATATTTGTTTGCCTGTTGATGGCCGGAGTGATTCACAATAAGCAGAATCGGGGATCCGTTCCTTAACGAGAGGCTGTAATTACCGATGACGATGTCACGCTGGAGTGTGAGGTGCTAATGGGGTGGCGGCGCTCCGGCGCAGAGCTACAAAAAGCTTGTCGCGCTTAGAAGTACGCGCGGCGGTTTAGTCAATCCGGCGTTTAATGGAATGGGATTGTTTTAATCACTCTAGATTCCGAGCAAGGTCACAACTTCAACTCACAAAAGCCCTTTGTGGCCTTCTCAGCTCAAGTGCCACTTTAGAATTTAGTTGCCTTTTATGCACTTAGTGGTTAAATACCTATTGTGTGAAGAGATGTGGGTAGGTTCTCGCTTTGGAGGGTCGTTATGATTTACCTATTGGTGGTTGTGCACATAATTGCTACTTTTTTATCAATGAACATGCTCCATGTTGAGCAGAAGTCTTGGGACAGGTCTTTTTAAATACATCAAAGTCTCTCCCCGACcctagattgttttttttttcctgattagttagacttagacttagacttagactcaactttattaatcccttgggattctgATTAGTTTCAAGCcacaataaatatttttattttttaatgccaGTATTATCCGACCAATCAGCTTTTTTCTGTTGTGTAATTTGCACTGGCTTTTTTTCCTGATCTGTAAATGTTGCAATGTCTTTGAAAGGATTAATCACCGTCTTTTGTCTAAAGTGAGAAAAGGGCTGTTTAAAGCTACTTATTTGTGGAGACGAGAAATGATCTTCCCCACTGCGTCTTTGGCTGATTAGCCCGGCAAAAGGTTGCAACGTAACAAGCCCGCTGTCTTTGCAAAGCGGCTCGCGCGCGCCGTCGCTTTCAGACTTTTGTgctgaggaagaggaagacacCTGCGGCTCCTCGGGGCAAAGGTCGTTTCGTTGTATTCGTGAACATCACTGGCCGTGTTTGCCTTCACACAAGACCATCTTTGCACTCGCTCccccaaaagctttttttttttatttcttaaatggcGCAAAAGGCGTAAtaggctcctttttttaaaggagGTGTTGCTATATAGGACGTCGAAGACCCGGGTGAATTTTGTTAAATGTAACCCCCCTCCCGCTTTCCTTCACTAggcactccccccctccccagctGGGTCACCGGGATCACTAGCTTTTCTCCAAATGGCCATTTTGGCTGGCAGGTGCATTATACCCTTTATTTTCAGATTGTCTATCCGCTCCTAATGCCTGGCAGGTTGATTGCCGCGGCCGGCTCGCCTCGTCAGGGCTGACGAGTGCGGCTGGGTGATTACTGTTTTCCCCCCAAAGCCTGATTGAGGCCcttgaaagaaaacatttgaacCTTCTCCCATTGCTCGCAAAAGCATATGGCCCTTCCATACCTTGAAACGACACGGGGTCTTCAAAACGATAAACTCATCAGCGTGCTCAATAACGTTCTTCCCAAAAGTGTCCTTCTCTCCGTAAAGGGCATAAATCACTTCATAGGCAAAGTGACGGCTGACATTATCATTTAGATGATCTTGACGAGAAGGAAATCCTgctgtgccgtgccgtgccgtgccgtgccgtcgtCTTACATTAGCCGTAAGCCCAAGATAAATCCTTGCAAGAACCGACTATTATTTTTTCAAAACTCGGGCGGTATAGCGTCTTTAGGAGATGTGCTTTGAAAGAAGCTAGCGAGCAGTTTCCCAGCTGCTCCGGCCTGTAGTTTGTTGTACATTATCTGAGCTTGAATAGAAGTTTCAGGACCTCCTGCTAGGTTGGTAATTACACAGGGCGGGTGGGGGGGCTTGTCTCGAAGCAGCAGAGCGGAAAACCTCTGTGCCCATCATCACCGTGCCACCTCTGAAGAACCTCAGACAATCCAGACGTGGCCATCTGCCTTTGCACCGTGCCGTCATCTGCTCCGACCAATGGGATGGAGCTCGGGCACCTGCTAGAAGGGGCCAACTAGTTTCCAGGACACAGAAGAGAGCGGCTACACTGACAACTCGGATCGCCTTTGAATGAGTCTCATTAACagctaggggggaaaaaaaaaaaaaaaaaacgggccgCCTGCGACAACAAGACACCCGCTGCGCCGTGTCCGTCGAACACAAATGACAACCTCGCCGCTTTTGAGACGCAGCATCCCTTTGAAAAGCAACGTCGAGCTTGACAGACCTAACAAATGCAAGGCAGAGATACCAAAAGTCTTTTGCGTTGGCCATAATCACCGGGAGAAGCTTTTTATTGAAAGAAGAGAATAGGGGATGTGAAAGACAGGTGAAAATTGGTGTCGGACTTTGTTCTCCCTTTCGAGTGTTTGTGTATAATCACGGCCTACATTATTGTAAAACATGCTGCATTCATGAAAGGAATGTGATTATACTATTTTATGAATCAGGCTGCAGAAATGTGCTTTTAAAATGGACTTACTGTTTtgcagatgaggaggaggaggaagaagtcgCTCCGCCACAGACCGTCGTCGAGACACCGATCGAGAAGCCCGACCTCAATGAGGAAGAAGAAGGTAATCAAGCAACGGTGACGTCACACAATAATctatcaaaacattttcaccaAACCCCCCCTCTCCTCCCCCAGTGACCCTCCATGAACTGACCGAGGAGGAGAAATTGCAGATTTTGCACTCGGAGGAGTTTGTGAATTTCTTCGACCATAGCACTCGCATCATCGAGCGAGCTCTGTCGGAGCACGTGGACCTCTTCTTCGACTACAGCGGCCGCGACCTGGAAGAGAAGGAGGGGTAATCATCGCATCCTAACAATCGACTCACGTTGAGCTTCCCAGTCGGAATTTCATGGACATGCTGtattgtcatcttttttttttccacagtgaaATTCAGGGCGGAACAAAACTTTCGCTCAACAGACAATTCACAGATGAACGCTGGTCCAAGCATCGCGTTGTCACGTGTCTGGATTGGTCGCCTCaggtctctcttttttttttttgtccacataGTATCCAACATCACTTTGTCTACCCAAACAGAAGTTCATGTACAAAGCCGCGGCTAATTGGCTGTTAACTTTTCCCAGCCGTCATGTTTTATGATTACATAGCCAGAGTTTGACAGCGTTTACTTTGCAAGTCCCTCAGGAATGAAAGTTTAAGGTCCCACCCAAATTGTCACTTAGTCAAAGAGCGTAATGATTTGTTTCCTTTGGCGTCCAGAGTTATTTCATGCATGATTCCGCAATGACTTGTGACACTGATTGAatgccagctttttttttttttccttcacgcTATTTACCTGCCTAGTGGGAAAATCCATGCCCTTCCGATTTGTAATTGTGCAGACAAACTCTGCATTCCGTGTTGATTATTCAAGGCGACAAAAGATTAATGGGTTACCTCACCCCCCACCAGTCTTCAGCCACTGTGTCATtctgtctgatttttttttttctagtaccCCGAACTTCTAGTTGCCTCCTACAACAACAACATGGACGCTCCTCACGAGCCAGACGGCGTGGCTTTAGTGTGGAACATGAAGTACAAGAAGACCACACCAGAGTACGTCTTCCACTGTCAGGTACTGAACGCACTTGGACCGTCTGAACAGTTATGGATTTATGTAATCTCTAATCTTTAAGTTCCTCTTTCTGACAGTCTGCAGTTATGTCCACCTCCTTCGCCAAGTTCCACCCCAACATGGTCGTCGGGGGCACATACTCGGGCCAAATTGTTCTGTGGGACAACAGGAGCAACAAGAGGACTCCGGTGCAGAGGACGCCCCTATCTGCTGCCGCGCATACGGTAGCTAGCTTTTTAAGCTAACCTTGCTGTCTTACCTTCATTCCATAAGCGATTTTTTAACATCGCTGTTTGTCTAGCACCCGGTCTACTGCGTCAATGTGGTCGGCACCCAGAACGCCAACAACTTGATTAGCATCTCCACCGATGGCAAGATGTGCTCCTGGAGCCTGGACATGCTCTCTCAGCCACAGGTTTCAACTGCAATGAGTGGAATTTATACATTTGTGTTTGGCTGAGTGTGTTTTGACAAAGCCCCACCCTCCCCACACAGGACAGCATGGAGCTGGTGTTCAAGCAATCCAAAGCCGTAGCCGTCACCTCCATGTCCTTCCCGTTGGGAGACGTCAACAATTTCGTGGTGGGCAGCGAGGACGGCTCCGTCTACATGTCGTGTCGTCACGGAAGGTGAGTCCACCGGCCTCCAAAAAAGAAACACTCAGACATCACAGCAACGCAAAACTCCTTTGAGC from Syngnathus scovelli strain Florida chromosome 8, RoL_Ssco_1.2, whole genome shotgun sequence includes these protein-coding regions:
- the dync1i2a gene encoding dynein, cytoplasmic 1, intermediate chain 2a isoform X2 translates to MSDKSELKAELERKKQRLAQIREEKKRKEEERKKKEADQLKDTAVHHEESDLEKKRNEADALLQSFGIASDVSVAAPPTSPTAKSADTLSETGSQDSDGAPGPRRGASKLGMAKVTQVDFPPRETVSYTKETQTPVITQQKEDEEEEEEVAPPQTVVETPIEKPDLNEEEEVTLHELTEEEKLQILHSEEFVNFFDHSTRIIERALSEHVDLFFDYSGRDLEEKEGEIQGGTKLSLNRQFTDERWSKHRVVTCLDWSPQYPELLVASYNNNMDAPHEPDGVALVWNMKYKKTTPEYVFHCQSAVMSTSFAKFHPNMVVGGTYSGQIVLWDNRSNKRTPVQRTPLSAAAHTHPVYCVNVVGTQNANNLISISTDGKMCSWSLDMLSQPQDSMELVFKQSKAVAVTSMSFPLGDVNNFVVGSEDGSVYMSCRHGSKAGISEMFEGHHGPITGIDCHTAAGPLDFSHLFVTSSFDWTVKLWSTKNNKPLYSFEDNSDYVYDVMWSPTHPALFACVDGVGHLDLWNLNNDTEVPTASVTVDGNPALNRIRWAPSGREIAVGDSDGRVLVYDIGEQIAVPRNDEWSRFVRTLAEINENRDDAEELAAQRLAA
- the dync1i2a gene encoding dynein, cytoplasmic 1, intermediate chain 2a isoform X1, which translates into the protein MSDKSELKAELERKKQRLAQIREEKKRKEEERKKKEADQLKDTAVHHEESDLEKKRNEADALLQSFGIASDVSVAAPPTSPTAKSADTLSETGSQDSDGAPGPRTLHWDSDPSTLQLHSDSELGRGASKLGMAKVTQVDFPPRETVSYTKETQTPVITQQKEDEEEEEEVAPPQTVVETPIEKPDLNEEEEVTLHELTEEEKLQILHSEEFVNFFDHSTRIIERALSEHVDLFFDYSGRDLEEKEGEIQGGTKLSLNRQFTDERWSKHRVVTCLDWSPQYPELLVASYNNNMDAPHEPDGVALVWNMKYKKTTPEYVFHCQSAVMSTSFAKFHPNMVVGGTYSGQIVLWDNRSNKRTPVQRTPLSAAAHTHPVYCVNVVGTQNANNLISISTDGKMCSWSLDMLSQPQDSMELVFKQSKAVAVTSMSFPLGDVNNFVVGSEDGSVYMSCRHGSKAGISEMFEGHHGPITGIDCHTAAGPLDFSHLFVTSSFDWTVKLWSTKNNKPLYSFEDNSDYVYDVMWSPTHPALFACVDGVGHLDLWNLNNDTEVPTASVTVDGNPALNRIRWAPSGREIAVGDSDGRVLVYDIGEQIAVPRNDEWSRFVRTLAEINENRDDAEELAAQRLAA
- the cybrd1 gene encoding plasma membrane ascorbate-dependent reductase CYBRD1, translating into MENYRQFLVTLSSAALFAVLAIIFVLRWVLHFQNGLAWDGRQAEFNWHPVLNICGFIILQGLAIIVYRLPWSWKCSKLTMKFIHASLNLVAFVFAIVGTVAVFDFHNTSKIPNMYSLHSWVGLGAVILYGLQLVLGVGLYLIPFTPISWRAAFMPVHVYCGLFLFTSVIAVALMGITEKLIFGLSNPKYKDSPPEAVFVNILGLFLVIFGALILWIATRNSWKRPSEHSLHSNEGGEDSIKVGPTLSQVSEEAEGEGFGEIRRRNNKLDDQVN